In Candidatus Micrarchaeota archaeon, the genomic window CTAATCACCGGGTATCATAGGGGTGCCGCATTTCGGACATCTCATATCACGGCACGGTATCCCGCGGGTGTGCGGTACTACCGTACCACACTTCGGACATCTACACGTCTGAGGACCACCGTATCCTCTCCCCCTACCTGCTCCTCTACCTAATCCTCTACCTGACCAACCCCGTCCACGACCGTAACCTCTACCGGTACCTGTCGGGCCTGTTCCGTCTCGGTTCGGCATGATCCAATCACCTCCTTCAACCCGTATCGCCTTACCGTTGAGTAAGGCAT contains:
- a CDS encoding DUF134 domain-containing protein — encoded protein: MVRPRRVRRVEGIPQITYYKPVGVPLASLEEVVITLDELEAVRLTAGEGLSQSETAERMNVSQPTVHRLIENFEKKITDALLNGKAIRVEGGDWIMPNRDGTGPTGTGRGYGRGRGWSGRGLGRGAGRGRGYGGPQTCRCPKCGTVVPHTRGIPCRDMRCPKCGTPMIPGD